The following are from one region of the Sorghum bicolor cultivar BTx623 chromosome 2, Sorghum_bicolor_NCBIv3, whole genome shotgun sequence genome:
- the LOC8078431 gene encoding uncharacterized protein LOC8078431 isoform X2 has translation MERADENLLPAVYKEVSAAFNAGPTDLGYLTFAMNFLKSIASPLAGILALHYDRPTVLAIGTVFWALSTAAVGVSQHFGQVAFWRAVNGLGLAIVIPALQSFIADSYKDGTRGAGFGLLSLIGAVGGIGGSILATIMAGKDYWGFPGWRVAFMMVALVSLIIGILVYLYATDPRRIPGNRLLDEDDYERLHLSSKDVLPPPSIWRDSWVATRSVMKVKTFQIIVLQGIIGSLPWTAIVFFTMWFELIGFDNKSSAALNSLFAIGCASGAFLGGVIADHLSKYFPDSARVMCAQFSAFMGIPFSWILLTVIPQSVDYWYAFAVTLFFMGITISWCATSANNPMFAEVVPPKHRTMIYAFDRAFEGSFASLAAPAVGLVTEKIYGYDTKTVNLANGSAEGAYALSRGLLTMMTVPFGVCVLFYSPLYLVFKHDRENAKLTSFKEQELV, from the exons ATGGAGCGTGCTGATGAGAATCTCCTTCCAGCAGTTTACAAGGAAGTCAGTGCAGCCTTCAATGCTGGTCCTACTGATCTGGGATACCTCACCTTTGCAATGAACTTTCTGAAGTCAATAGCATCTCCCTTGGCAGGTATCCTTGCTCTGCACTATGATCGGCCAACAGTGCTTGCAATAGGGACTGTTTTCTGGGCCTTATCAACGGCGGCTGTCGGTGTTAGCCAACATTTTGGGCAGGTTGCATTCTGGAGAGCTGTAAATGGCCTTGGGCTTGCCATTGTAATACCAGCGCTTCAGTCGttcattgctgatagctataAAGATGGTACACGTGGTGCAGGATTCGGTTTGTTAAGCCTCATTGGTGCTGTAGGTGGTATAGGTGGTAGTATTTTGGCAACAATCATGGCTGGAAAGGACTATTGGGGATTCCCTGGATGGCGTGTTGCATTCATGATGGTCGCACTAGTCAGCTTGATAATTGGAATTCTTGTGTACTTATATGCAACTGATCCAAGAAGAATACCTGGCAATCGCCTTCTTGATGAAGATGACTATGAGAG GTTGCATTTATCAAGCAAAGATGTTCTTCCTCCACCTTCTATCTGGAGGGATTCTTGGGTGGCAACAAGATCTGTTATGAAAGTGAAGACATTTCAGATCATTGTCCTGCAAGGGATCATTGGCTCATTGCCATGGACTGCTATAGTTTTCTTCACAATGTGGTTTGAACTCATTG GTTTTGACAACAAAAGCTCGGCAGCACTGAACAGCCTCTTCGCCATCGGGTGTGCCAGCGGAGCATTTCTTGGCGGAGTGATAGCAGACCACCTGTCAAAGTACTTTCCAGATTCGGCACGTGTCATGTGCGCCCAGTTCAGTGCCTTCATGGGCATCCCGTTCTCTTGGATCCTCCTCACAGTCATCCCCCAGTCAGTTGACTACTGGTATGCCTTCGCCGTCACACTTTTCTTCATGGGCATCACGATAAGCTGGTGCGCCACCTCGGCAAACAACCCCATGTTTGCTGAGGTGGTCCCTCCCAAGCACCGCACCATGATCTACGCCTTCGACCGTGCGTTCGAGGGCTCATTCGCCTCGCTGGCTGCCCCCGCAGTGGGCCTAGTCACCGAGAAGATTTATGGCTATGATACCAAGACTGTGAACCTTGCGAACGGATCAGCAGAAGGGGCGTACGCACTCTCAAGAGGGCTGCTGACCATGATGACCGTGCCTTTCGGTGTTTGTGTCCTGTTCTACAGCCCACTGTACCTTGTGTTCAAGCACGACAGAGAGAACGCGAAACTCACCAGCTTCAAGGAGCAGGAGCTAGTGTGA
- the LOC8078431 gene encoding uncharacterized protein LOC8078431 isoform X1 encodes MAMRHRARSSPTSPLTPSSSTRTKKILGFSVSLILINLASIMERADENLLPAVYKEVSAAFNAGPTDLGYLTFAMNFLKSIASPLAGILALHYDRPTVLAIGTVFWALSTAAVGVSQHFGQVAFWRAVNGLGLAIVIPALQSFIADSYKDGTRGAGFGLLSLIGAVGGIGGSILATIMAGKDYWGFPGWRVAFMMVALVSLIIGILVYLYATDPRRIPGNRLLDEDDYERLHLSSKDVLPPPSIWRDSWVATRSVMKVKTFQIIVLQGIIGSLPWTAIVFFTMWFELIGFDNKSSAALNSLFAIGCASGAFLGGVIADHLSKYFPDSARVMCAQFSAFMGIPFSWILLTVIPQSVDYWYAFAVTLFFMGITISWCATSANNPMFAEVVPPKHRTMIYAFDRAFEGSFASLAAPAVGLVTEKIYGYDTKTVNLANGSAEGAYALSRGLLTMMTVPFGVCVLFYSPLYLVFKHDRENAKLTSFKEQELV; translated from the exons AACAAAGAAGATACTTGGTTTCTCTGTATCTCTCATCCTCATCAATCTGGCTTCAATTATGGAGCGTGCTGATGAGAATCTCCTTCCAGCAGTTTACAAGGAAGTCAGTGCAGCCTTCAATGCTGGTCCTACTGATCTGGGATACCTCACCTTTGCAATGAACTTTCTGAAGTCAATAGCATCTCCCTTGGCAGGTATCCTTGCTCTGCACTATGATCGGCCAACAGTGCTTGCAATAGGGACTGTTTTCTGGGCCTTATCAACGGCGGCTGTCGGTGTTAGCCAACATTTTGGGCAGGTTGCATTCTGGAGAGCTGTAAATGGCCTTGGGCTTGCCATTGTAATACCAGCGCTTCAGTCGttcattgctgatagctataAAGATGGTACACGTGGTGCAGGATTCGGTTTGTTAAGCCTCATTGGTGCTGTAGGTGGTATAGGTGGTAGTATTTTGGCAACAATCATGGCTGGAAAGGACTATTGGGGATTCCCTGGATGGCGTGTTGCATTCATGATGGTCGCACTAGTCAGCTTGATAATTGGAATTCTTGTGTACTTATATGCAACTGATCCAAGAAGAATACCTGGCAATCGCCTTCTTGATGAAGATGACTATGAGAG GTTGCATTTATCAAGCAAAGATGTTCTTCCTCCACCTTCTATCTGGAGGGATTCTTGGGTGGCAACAAGATCTGTTATGAAAGTGAAGACATTTCAGATCATTGTCCTGCAAGGGATCATTGGCTCATTGCCATGGACTGCTATAGTTTTCTTCACAATGTGGTTTGAACTCATTG GTTTTGACAACAAAAGCTCGGCAGCACTGAACAGCCTCTTCGCCATCGGGTGTGCCAGCGGAGCATTTCTTGGCGGAGTGATAGCAGACCACCTGTCAAAGTACTTTCCAGATTCGGCACGTGTCATGTGCGCCCAGTTCAGTGCCTTCATGGGCATCCCGTTCTCTTGGATCCTCCTCACAGTCATCCCCCAGTCAGTTGACTACTGGTATGCCTTCGCCGTCACACTTTTCTTCATGGGCATCACGATAAGCTGGTGCGCCACCTCGGCAAACAACCCCATGTTTGCTGAGGTGGTCCCTCCCAAGCACCGCACCATGATCTACGCCTTCGACCGTGCGTTCGAGGGCTCATTCGCCTCGCTGGCTGCCCCCGCAGTGGGCCTAGTCACCGAGAAGATTTATGGCTATGATACCAAGACTGTGAACCTTGCGAACGGATCAGCAGAAGGGGCGTACGCACTCTCAAGAGGGCTGCTGACCATGATGACCGTGCCTTTCGGTGTTTGTGTCCTGTTCTACAGCCCACTGTACCTTGTGTTCAAGCACGACAGAGAGAACGCGAAACTCACCAGCTTCAAGGAGCAGGAGCTAGTGTGA